The Alistipes sp. ZOR0009 genome window below encodes:
- a CDS encoding L-serine ammonia-lyase → MQSIKEIYKIGYGPSSSHTIAPGRAATIFSSKNPDAKRFKVTLYGSLAATGIGHHTDKAILKELMPKEVQFVWKPDVFLETHSNGMEITAYDADGNEMDTWEVFSVGGGDLLDANGRLFENNVYPHQYLAEIMEYCKAEGKTFWEYVEDHEGPEIWEYLKGIWEVMKDSVRRGIDNEGILPGPIKLQRKASGQFMKASNSSGTIKSMGLLFSFALAVSEENAAGAKVVTGPTCGAAGVLPGVLFYLNRDENLSEQKILRGLATAALVGNIVKHNASISGAEVGCQGEIGTACAMASAAMAQIMGGTINQIEYAAEMGFEHNLGLTCDPVLGYVQIPCIERNAIAAGKAYECASYALFSDGGHKIPFDQVVKTMAETGNDIQVAYRETGIGGLAKSWEEFI, encoded by the coding sequence ATGCAGTCCATAAAGGAGATTTACAAGATTGGGTATGGTCCGTCGAGCAGCCATACCATTGCACCAGGAAGAGCAGCAACGATATTTAGCAGCAAAAATCCAGATGCAAAAAGGTTTAAGGTAACTTTGTATGGAAGTCTTGCGGCTACAGGCATTGGGCACCATACGGATAAGGCTATTCTGAAGGAGCTGATGCCAAAGGAGGTTCAGTTTGTTTGGAAACCCGATGTTTTTCTTGAAACACACTCCAATGGTATGGAAATTACCGCTTACGATGCTGATGGAAACGAAATGGACACGTGGGAGGTCTTCAGCGTTGGTGGTGGCGATTTGTTGGATGCCAACGGACGATTATTTGAGAATAATGTCTATCCGCATCAGTACCTAGCCGAGATTATGGAGTACTGCAAAGCCGAAGGAAAAACCTTTTGGGAGTATGTTGAGGATCACGAAGGTCCTGAAATATGGGAGTACCTAAAAGGTATTTGGGAGGTTATGAAGGATAGCGTTCGTCGAGGTATCGACAACGAAGGTATTCTTCCAGGACCTATAAAACTTCAGCGTAAGGCTTCTGGACAGTTTATGAAGGCTTCCAACTCTTCGGGAACAATTAAAAGCATGGGGCTACTATTCTCTTTTGCCCTTGCGGTTTCGGAGGAGAATGCAGCCGGGGCAAAGGTAGTTACAGGACCAACCTGTGGAGCTGCAGGTGTCCTTCCAGGCGTTTTATTCTACCTAAATAGGGACGAAAATCTATCTGAACAAAAAATACTTCGTGGTTTAGCAACCGCAGCGCTTGTTGGCAATATTGTAAAGCACAATGCCTCCATTTCTGGAGCCGAGGTTGGTTGTCAGGGAGAAATAGGAACCGCCTGTGCGATGGCTTCTGCCGCCATGGCTCAAATAATGGGAGGTACAATTAATCAGATTGAGTATGCCGCCGAAATGGGCTTCGAGCATAACCTTGGTCTAACCTGCGATCCGGTGTTGGGATATGTACAAATTCCTTGTATAGAGCGTAATGCTATTGCAGCAGGAAAGGCATACGAGTGCGCATCTTACGCGCTGTTCTCCGATGGTGGCCATAAGATTCCTTTCGATCAGGTGGTGAAAACAATGGCAGAGACTGGAAATGACATCCAGGTTGCCTATCGAGAAACGGGAATTGGAGGTTTGGCAAAAAGCTGGGAAGAATTTATTTAA
- a CDS encoding CPBP family intramembrane glutamic endopeptidase, translated as MNSSEDIVAANTRTIPVWARIILIFPVTMILGIPFFFFEFFFESIKGALPNELAVSLDLLLTSLFLTICVTIGVYIFRRNLDRESFFSLGFDVKHIWRHLLYALITVLFIIGGGTFVLIYLDAVQISYAGMGAGIFFINVLTFALVAFNEELLFRGYILSNLLRKMGRFWALTLSSVLFGLMHLGNNQIDWLPIINLILAGYLLGVTYIYTRNLWYPIFLHFFWNFIQGPILGYEVSGSQTISIFRMEAGSNVYLSGGLFGFEGSAACSILTLLFIVLLAVCYKRAQVKG; from the coding sequence ATGAATAGTAGCGAAGATATTGTTGCAGCTAACACGCGGACGATACCCGTATGGGCTCGTATCATTCTTATATTTCCTGTCACGATGATTTTAGGCATCCCATTCTTTTTCTTCGAATTTTTTTTCGAAAGTATTAAGGGAGCATTGCCTAACGAGCTAGCCGTTAGCTTAGACCTGCTGCTAACATCTCTATTTCTCACTATTTGTGTTACGATTGGTGTTTACATTTTTAGGAGGAATCTTGATCGTGAAAGCTTCTTTTCGCTAGGTTTTGATGTAAAGCATATTTGGAGGCACTTACTTTATGCCCTAATAACCGTTTTATTTATTATTGGTGGGGGTACTTTCGTTTTGATTTATCTCGATGCTGTACAAATCTCCTATGCTGGAATGGGGGCGGGCATCTTCTTTATTAATGTTTTAACGTTCGCGCTTGTTGCCTTTAACGAGGAGCTGCTGTTTAGGGGATATATTCTATCCAACCTTCTACGTAAAATGGGGCGCTTTTGGGCGCTAACCCTCTCGTCTGTTTTGTTTGGCCTTATGCATTTGGGAAACAATCAGATTGATTGGCTTCCCATTATCAACCTAATTCTAGCCGGATATCTACTTGGAGTAACCTACATCTATACCCGTAACCTGTGGTATCCTATCTTTCTTCATTTTTTCTGGAATTTTATTCAGGGTCCCATTTTGGGTTACGAGGTGAGCGGCAGTCAAACAATATCCATATTTAGGATGGAGGCTGGCAGTAACGTCTACCTAAGTGGAGGCCTCTTTGGTTTCGAAGGCTCTGCGGCTTGCTCCATATTGACCTTACTTTTTATTGTGCTACTAGCCGTCTGCTACAAAAGAGCTCAAGTAAAAGGCTGA
- a CDS encoding ketopantoate reductase family protein — protein MKFAIVGTGGVGGYFGGKLAAAGYDVTFIARGAHLKAIQDKGLTVKSINGDFVVSPAKATDSISEVGVVDVVFVCLKAWQVAAVAAELKPLVGADTVVIPLQNGVMATDELRKALGTDHAVRGLCRIFSKKEDDGVINHFGIEPTIIFGEDSNLLTPRILKIKEALEKAGVKVIIPKDIEAEAWKKFLFICSSGLLAVMRSPYGVVREIPQTRQMLYDLFVEIYQVAIAKGVHLNPEIVDKTMAMVDTFDYNTTSSLTRDVMEGKPSEIDYQNGTVVRMGEMLGVAAPVNKFIYDCIIPMELKARGFIEVE, from the coding sequence ATGAAATTTGCCATTGTAGGAACAGGAGGCGTTGGCGGATACTTTGGAGGAAAGCTCGCCGCTGCTGGATATGATGTTACTTTTATAGCCCGAGGGGCGCACCTAAAGGCGATCCAAGACAAAGGGTTAACCGTAAAAAGCATTAATGGCGACTTTGTGGTTAGTCCCGCAAAGGCAACCGACTCAATATCTGAGGTTGGTGTTGTTGATGTTGTTTTTGTGTGCCTAAAGGCGTGGCAGGTAGCTGCAGTAGCAGCGGAGCTAAAGCCTTTAGTTGGAGCGGATACGGTGGTTATTCCTCTTCAAAATGGGGTAATGGCAACCGACGAGCTGCGCAAGGCTTTAGGAACCGATCATGCAGTTCGTGGCCTTTGCCGCATATTTAGCAAAAAGGAGGACGATGGCGTTATCAACCATTTTGGAATAGAACCTACGATTATTTTTGGAGAGGATAGCAATCTCCTTACGCCACGAATTCTGAAGATTAAGGAAGCGTTGGAGAAGGCTGGTGTTAAGGTTATAATTCCTAAAGATATTGAGGCCGAGGCTTGGAAGAAGTTCCTATTCATTTGTAGCAGCGGACTTCTGGCTGTGATGCGCTCGCCATACGGCGTGGTCCGAGAGATTCCTCAAACCCGCCAAATGCTGTACGACCTATTTGTTGAAATATATCAGGTGGCCATAGCAAAAGGCGTTCATCTTAACCCCGAGATTGTAGATAAAACCATGGCAATGGTAGATACCTTCGACTACAATACCACCTCTTCGCTTACCCGCGACGTTATGGAGGGAAAACCATCGGAGATTGACTACCAAAATGGAACGGTGGTAAGGATGGGAGAGATGCTTGGCGTAGCCGCTCCTGTCAATAAGTTTATTTACGACTGTATAATACCCATGGAGCTAAAAGCAAGGGGCTTTATCGAGGTTGAATAA
- a CDS encoding lipocalin family protein: MNRLLLKLTFLFFVALTLFLTGCKKEEKEAINLVGCWTAIDKNEDVDYYMLTFNSNSTFTLRIDYGNQNSNDYKIYSGSYKYSTDMMYFWLEAVWVDGSNKAQTAFRIYSFSNNEMITSAFYAYGPKFTWIRN, translated from the coding sequence ATGAACCGATTATTATTAAAGTTGACATTCTTATTTTTTGTTGCATTAACCCTGTTTTTAACCGGATGCAAAAAAGAAGAAAAAGAGGCTATAAATCTAGTAGGATGTTGGACTGCTATTGATAAAAATGAGGACGTTGATTACTACATGCTTACTTTTAACAGTAATAGCACGTTTACCTTGCGAATTGATTATGGGAACCAAAATAGTAATGATTATAAAATCTATTCTGGTAGCTATAAGTACTCAACAGATATGATGTATTTCTGGCTAGAAGCCGTTTGGGTAGATGGTAGTAATAAAGCACAAACTGCTTTTAGGATTTACTCCTTTTCAAATAACGAAATGATTACTTCTGCCTTTTATGCATATGGTCCCAAATTCACTTGGATCAGAAATTAG
- a CDS encoding fibrobacter succinogenes major paralogous domain-containing protein: MKNLKLIAIASCFLALNACKKEETAQKPTITTESVKFVTSNSVTVGGNVISDGGSVVTECGVYIGTLLNPETTGEKFAKKTDIGPFSIALIGLEPNTTYYVKAFATNKVGTNFGNLQSFRTQIGLPVLTTANISAITITTALCGGSISSDGGFSIIARGTIWSTSQNPTLENNQGKTTDGTGIGNFTSSLTDLIPNTTYYVRAYATNNTGTTYGNQQTFKTSIVEMNITTTIATSITSSSAISGGNISSEKGVPEIIGRGVVWSRSQNPTLENSEGKTSETTVLWDFVSNLTTLKSNTNYYVRAYVTNKYSTQYGNQISFTTLNTVTDIVGNIYNTAVIGTQTWMVENLKTTKYRNGDDIPNVIGDTEWRSQTKGAYCWYENNIANKNNGALYNFYTVIDSRNLCPVNWHVATKDDWTRLLAYSGGDAGGKSLRATTGWYTHSSLVQNDNSSGFTALPAGWRNWGGPFNYDSSSTVWWTSSSYSSSDAYEIFLGFSDNLFPLTDPKTMGLPVRCIKN, encoded by the coding sequence ATGAAAAATCTTAAATTAATAGCAATTGCTTCTTGCTTTTTAGCACTCAATGCTTGCAAAAAAGAAGAAACAGCGCAAAAACCAACCATAACGACTGAAAGTGTAAAATTCGTCACCTCAAACTCAGTAACTGTCGGTGGTAATGTGATCAGCGACGGAGGTTCTGTTGTTACTGAGTGTGGAGTTTATATTGGTACCTTATTAAATCCCGAAACAACAGGAGAAAAATTTGCAAAAAAAACTGACATCGGTCCATTTAGTATTGCTCTAATTGGTTTAGAGCCTAATACTACATACTATGTAAAGGCGTTCGCAACTAATAAAGTAGGCACTAACTTTGGTAATCTGCAATCATTTAGAACTCAAATTGGGCTTCCTGTTTTAACTACTGCAAATATTTCAGCAATTACTATAACAACAGCTCTTTGCGGAGGCAGTATTAGCTCCGATGGAGGATTTTCAATAATTGCCCGTGGCACAATTTGGAGCACATCGCAAAACCCAACACTTGAAAATAATCAAGGCAAAACAACCGATGGCACTGGCATAGGAAACTTTACAAGTAGTTTAACAGATCTTATTCCAAATACCACTTATTACGTTAGGGCCTATGCTACAAACAATACTGGAACAACTTATGGTAATCAACAAACATTTAAAACCTCAATTGTTGAAATGAATATTACAACCACAATTGCGACTAGCATCACTTCTTCATCTGCAATTAGTGGAGGTAATATTTCATCAGAAAAGGGAGTTCCTGAAATTATAGGAAGAGGAGTAGTTTGGAGTAGGTCACAAAACCCTACTTTAGAAAATAGTGAAGGCAAAACCTCTGAAACCACTGTACTTTGGGACTTTGTAAGTAACCTGACAACTCTTAAGTCAAATACTAACTACTATGTTCGAGCCTACGTCACTAATAAATATAGCACTCAATACGGTAATCAGATAAGTTTTACAACTCTAAACACAGTAACGGATATTGTTGGCAATATTTACAATACTGCGGTTATTGGCACTCAAACATGGATGGTTGAAAACCTAAAAACAACCAAGTATCGAAATGGTGACGACATACCCAATGTAATAGGCGATACCGAATGGCGTAGCCAGACCAAAGGAGCATACTGTTGGTACGAAAATAATATTGCAAATAAAAATAATGGTGCGTTATACAACTTCTATACTGTTATAGATAGCCGTAATCTTTGTCCTGTAAACTGGCATGTAGCAACAAAAGATGACTGGACTAGACTTTTAGCTTATTCAGGAGGTGATGCCGGTGGGAAATCTTTGAGAGCAACAACAGGTTGGTATACTCACTCATCTCTTGTCCAAAATGACAATAGTAGCGGTTTTACTGCTCTACCTGCAGGTTGGCGTAATTGGGGTGGACCTTTCAACTATGATAGTTCTAGTACTGTCTGGTGGACTTCTTCGTCGTATTCTTCTTCAGATGCCTATGAGATTTTTTTAGGTTTTAGTGATAATTTATTTCCATTGACAGATCCCAAAACGATGGGATTACCAGTCCGTTGTATTAAGAATTAA
- a CDS encoding sensor histidine kinase — protein sequence MFLAEDSLSSKDLYHQSCINKLSEQLKEEKAGAESLRQIIRYRNAQLWKEGQKRAEVYQLYGFSVAVLLLLAALLYLFYRRSFRRQVADIVQRNKMEQDRLLMVERVRVRMESLDEERERISRNLHDSISNNLVSLGLRLRAMEAGVGQKQELLYMVESTHREIRAIMHNLSSPSLDAMPFEQLFRYHIELMNGKSEFQVEGMLLPEEGWSELHLKFQTELFRVVQEVTGNIVKHSKAARVTITLRRDQDGISLMAEDDGVGMNAGLTAVGFGMKNLKARVEYLGGDIQVSSKPMSGTVVRIFIPTNKVPYTAVAALD from the coding sequence ATGTTTTTGGCAGAGGATAGCTTATCTAGTAAGGATCTTTACCACCAGAGCTGTATTAACAAGCTTTCTGAGCAGCTGAAAGAGGAGAAAGCGGGTGCCGAGAGCTTGAGGCAGATTATTCGATATAGGAACGCGCAGCTTTGGAAGGAGGGGCAAAAACGAGCGGAGGTTTACCAGCTTTATGGTTTTTCCGTTGCTGTTCTTCTGCTGTTGGCCGCTCTTCTTTATCTTTTTTACCGTCGATCATTTAGAAGGCAAGTTGCCGATATCGTACAGCGAAACAAAATGGAGCAGGATCGCCTGCTTATGGTCGAAAGGGTGCGGGTACGAATGGAGTCGCTTGACGAGGAGCGAGAGCGTATATCCCGGAATTTGCACGATAGCATATCCAACAACTTGGTTTCTTTGGGGCTTCGCCTACGGGCAATGGAAGCAGGGGTGGGGCAGAAGCAGGAGCTTCTTTATATGGTGGAGAGTACGCATCGGGAGATTAGAGCCATCATGCACAACCTGAGCTCCCCGAGTCTGGACGCCATGCCGTTCGAGCAGCTCTTTCGATACCACATCGAGCTGATGAACGGCAAATCTGAATTTCAGGTAGAGGGGATGCTGCTTCCCGAAGAGGGTTGGAGCGAGCTTCACCTAAAGTTTCAAACCGAGCTGTTTCGGGTGGTGCAGGAGGTTACGGGCAACATCGTTAAGCACTCGAAAGCGGCCAGAGTTACCATTACGCTGCGTCGCGATCAGGATGGTATTAGCTTGATGGCAGAAGACGATGGGGTAGGAATGAATGCTGGTTTAACCGCTGTTGGGTTTGGAATGAAAAATCTAAAGGCAAGAGTAGAATACCTTGGAGGCGATATCCAGGTTAGCTCCAAGCCAATGAGCGGCACGGTTGTTCGTATTTTTATTCCTACCAATAAGGTTCCCTATACCGCAGTAGCTGCTTTAGATTAG
- a CDS encoding response regulator codes for MKQKIFLLDDHPMVINGIAEFLSTISDVEVVGICTDPQVAVKSIEEAAPDLLIFDYQLPGTTGMELFCKVRSVFPSLKGICYTQHCEAWIVQSILKAKVNGIVLKSEDPEILASAVDAVLQGEEFFSPIIMKVVCSTYTKPRSFNLTNREVEVLRLIAEERSSKEIADCLCLSVATVEDYRKNLLMKMEVRNMAGLVLKASKMGIL; via the coding sequence ATGAAGCAAAAAATATTTTTACTAGACGATCATCCGATGGTCATAAATGGGATTGCAGAATTTCTTTCTACCATATCCGATGTGGAGGTGGTCGGGATTTGTACCGATCCACAAGTTGCCGTAAAAAGCATCGAGGAAGCGGCTCCCGATCTGCTGATTTTTGATTACCAGCTTCCCGGGACTACGGGGATGGAGCTTTTTTGCAAAGTTCGATCGGTGTTCCCATCCCTGAAAGGGATTTGCTACACGCAGCATTGCGAAGCTTGGATTGTGCAGAGTATCCTGAAGGCGAAGGTAAACGGCATCGTGCTTAAATCGGAAGATCCAGAAATATTGGCAAGTGCCGTAGATGCAGTACTTCAGGGCGAGGAGTTTTTTTCACCTATAATTATGAAGGTGGTGTGTAGTACCTATACGAAGCCGAGGAGCTTTAATTTAACCAACCGAGAAGTTGAGGTGCTACGGCTGATTGCTGAAGAACGATCTTCAAAAGAAATAGCCGATTGCTTATGCCTTTCGGTAGCCACGGTAGAGGATTATCGGAAAAATCTGTTAATGAAAATGGAGGTGAGGAATATGGCCGGCTTGGTGCTGAAGGCTTCAAAAATGGGGATTCTCTAG
- a CDS encoding two-component regulator propeller domain-containing protein, with the protein MRSFLILFFVILSIGGLGQKVPILTAKYEKDVFARFDNFTTKNGLPSNTIRRIFQDRDGFLWLATDNGLCRYDGSRFISFLPIKRDPFSLSNREVTSIAQTRDGYIWVGTKDGLNRLDPKNGHFKQYRVNKFPFIRHNYIRALLADSHGYLWIAFANGVTTQLNTSTLRYHNFHSDGNSWADYWQHFIFEKKDGNILFGGYSFPLREYSYKTKQASLVSDLRCMVIGRLGCLAAAYQDKSGNIWLANAASWGLFYNPSTPRYTELPKLGGLNAIAGDSRGNIWLGGYWPWLCCYNPAKNMVTQFEHSGSIPHSRLGQQTFSILCDRSGVVWIGTDAGLSRYSPYRYKFPLYCHIPDEATSPVSDNISSIFQDSENNVWFGTNDAGLFSLNLTNKQIHHYKHEPNNPHTISSKTITGIGEDKQGTLWLSLWDGRGSALNSIDKTTGKVRRHKTCDNYYWNNDIEVKNNKIIVGSWGYGLECYDKRKNDYSEIIRCSSTGFKRDINNIHSLTADGFGNLWFSSFTMFNAYSTNEKKFTSYFISSSHFNKVTRIMAQRFKAKKLNLTIESGPEHYFRDSKGVVWNVRESSLVMLNKKENLFKSYPISGKAKPSSISNSYEGNGFWLGGENGLIYFSFTSNSSVEYKPDIPLAGITTTAEISENRLVVGAASGLYIGDVKPDSRIIKFKKIGTTPFSTTCKLANGDLLLGGSMGLYVLEKRYSKLRKVADEGGGNVVHALHTLNGKDVYVGTDNGLMHYQQGRGITKWWKPNAYDRNQLIDEQVHSVTQTPDGTVWLATNRGYAKLNTDNRTFTHFYNEAKDALTSELNSKIFTDSRSDIWVGTTDNNGLNRIDGKTGRIDNYWNFLYDSTSICKGTINDIFESHDGSIWVATDNGLCRYLSKTNNFRRYTLQKGLGSSPIFAIQEDKRGNLWMSTLSGISCFNPQTLKCTNYTWKDGLQDGVFSRKCVAKLFDGRLVFGGSGGYNMFYPDTIRTNPIAPIPMVTSVVVNGKIRYIAAPRNLKFSYNERNVEISISCSDYNFPESNVLEYKLEGFDKLFKRVSAGHTAVYTNLPSGSYRFILKASNNDGKWSKQPLVMDIRVGYPIWFRWWAILIEFGVLLGLIFAAFKIRMQSITKQNQVLENMVIRDTEKLRLKSEEIAEQHALMLKQKEHIQSLYNQLSDNMEYASIIQQSLLFADLEEKLILDDRYLITLSKESLSGDFFWAEENSNEVRFLVGDSMHNGFSGAILGVIEISFVKQLVQSQKKISPEELLRKLHGQIETFAINSDRYRNLMGDIEIGFCVLNRAKGLLSYAGRRMNLYIAREIDEQIEIIECVGLSYTVQNSTLREEYVLVEQNVFKGDCLYLFTDGFTKFFRSKSIEGSSLFDVYEMIKILASHPFELQEAYLLERNYSDLEDDVTLLAIKV; encoded by the coding sequence ATGAGGAGTTTCTTAATCCTTTTCTTTGTCATACTTAGCATTGGAGGATTAGGGCAAAAAGTTCCAATCCTAACCGCTAAGTACGAGAAGGATGTCTTTGCTCGATTTGACAACTTTACTACAAAAAATGGGCTCCCCTCTAATACGATCCGCAGAATATTTCAGGATCGGGATGGTTTTCTTTGGTTGGCAACAGATAATGGGCTTTGCCGCTACGATGGTAGCCGCTTTATAAGTTTTCTTCCAATAAAGAGAGATCCCTTTTCTTTATCGAATCGTGAGGTGACGAGCATTGCTCAGACAAGAGACGGCTACATTTGGGTGGGGACTAAAGATGGACTCAATAGGTTAGATCCTAAAAATGGGCATTTTAAGCAGTATAGGGTTAATAAATTTCCTTTCATCCGGCACAATTACATTCGTGCACTTTTAGCAGATAGCCATGGCTACCTTTGGATTGCCTTTGCAAATGGAGTAACGACTCAACTAAATACGTCTACTCTGAGGTATCACAATTTTCATTCCGACGGAAACAGCTGGGCAGATTACTGGCAGCATTTTATCTTTGAGAAAAAAGATGGGAATATTTTGTTTGGAGGGTATAGCTTTCCTTTGCGAGAGTATAGCTATAAAACCAAACAGGCGAGCCTTGTTTCAGATTTGCGATGCATGGTGATTGGGCGATTAGGGTGCTTGGCGGCAGCATATCAGGATAAAAGTGGCAATATCTGGTTGGCCAACGCAGCCTCGTGGGGATTATTTTACAACCCCAGCACCCCAAGGTACACCGAACTGCCCAAACTCGGCGGTCTAAACGCCATTGCAGGCGATAGTAGAGGAAACATCTGGCTTGGTGGTTACTGGCCTTGGCTATGCTGCTACAATCCTGCCAAAAACATGGTTACCCAATTTGAGCATAGCGGTAGCATTCCCCATTCTAGGCTAGGGCAGCAAACATTCTCCATTCTTTGCGATAGATCAGGCGTGGTATGGATCGGAACCGATGCAGGGCTTTCGCGCTACAGCCCTTACAGGTATAAGTTTCCTCTATATTGTCATATTCCGGATGAAGCCACATCTCCTGTATCAGACAACATAAGTTCTATTTTTCAAGATTCAGAGAACAATGTCTGGTTTGGAACTAATGATGCGGGTCTTTTTAGCCTTAATCTTACAAATAAGCAAATACATCACTATAAGCATGAGCCCAATAATCCTCATACCATAAGTTCTAAAACTATCACAGGTATAGGAGAGGATAAGCAAGGGACTCTCTGGCTCAGCCTCTGGGATGGTCGTGGTAGCGCGTTAAATTCAATAGACAAAACTACTGGGAAAGTGAGGCGTCATAAAACTTGTGATAACTACTATTGGAATAACGATATTGAAGTTAAGAATAATAAGATAATCGTTGGTTCGTGGGGTTATGGGCTTGAATGCTATGATAAGCGGAAGAATGACTACTCTGAGATAATTAGATGTAGCAGTACCGGATTTAAGCGAGATATAAATAATATTCACAGTCTAACCGCTGATGGATTCGGAAATCTATGGTTCAGTTCCTTTACTATGTTCAACGCGTATAGCACTAACGAAAAAAAGTTTACCAGCTACTTTATAAGTAGCTCCCATTTCAACAAGGTTACTCGCATTATGGCCCAACGGTTCAAGGCAAAAAAACTAAACCTAACTATAGAATCGGGTCCCGAGCACTACTTTCGCGATAGCAAAGGAGTAGTTTGGAACGTACGTGAATCGTCGCTTGTAATGCTAAACAAAAAAGAGAACCTCTTTAAAAGCTACCCAATTAGCGGTAAGGCTAAACCATCGTCAATCAGCAATAGCTACGAGGGTAATGGGTTTTGGCTGGGTGGCGAAAACGGGTTGATTTACTTTTCATTTACCTCAAACTCTTCGGTTGAGTATAAGCCTGATATTCCGCTAGCAGGTATTACTACAACAGCCGAGATAAGCGAAAACCGTTTAGTAGTGGGTGCTGCTTCTGGCTTATATATTGGAGATGTAAAACCAGATAGCCGAATCATCAAGTTTAAAAAAATTGGTACAACACCCTTCAGCACCACCTGCAAGCTAGCCAACGGAGATTTGCTGCTGGGCGGTAGCATGGGGCTGTATGTGCTAGAGAAAAGATACAGCAAGCTTAGAAAAGTAGCAGATGAAGGGGGGGGGAATGTAGTTCATGCGCTGCATACGCTAAACGGGAAGGATGTCTATGTTGGTACTGATAACGGGCTAATGCACTATCAGCAAGGGAGAGGAATTACGAAATGGTGGAAGCCCAACGCTTACGACAGGAACCAGCTAATAGACGAGCAGGTTCACTCCGTTACTCAAACACCAGATGGAACCGTGTGGCTGGCAACCAATAGAGGTTACGCGAAGCTAAATACCGATAACCGTACCTTTACCCATTTTTATAATGAGGCTAAGGATGCCTTAACTAGTGAGTTAAATTCTAAGATATTTACCGATAGCCGTAGCGATATTTGGGTAGGTACAACTGATAATAATGGTTTAAATCGTATCGATGGTAAAACTGGCAGAATCGACAATTACTGGAATTTTCTATACGATTCAACGAGTATCTGTAAGGGTACGATAAATGACATTTTCGAATCGCACGATGGATCTATTTGGGTTGCCACCGATAATGGGCTTTGCCGGTATCTGTCTAAAACCAATAATTTCAGAAGATACACCTTGCAAAAAGGATTAGGAAGTAGCCCTATTTTCGCCATACAGGAGGATAAGAGAGGAAATCTGTGGATGAGTACGCTATCAGGCATATCATGCTTCAACCCTCAAACCCTTAAGTGCACTAACTATACGTGGAAGGATGGCTTGCAGGATGGTGTTTTTAGCAGAAAATGTGTGGCTAAACTATTCGATGGAAGGCTTGTATTTGGAGGTAGTGGGGGGTATAATATGTTTTATCCCGATACTATACGGACAAACCCCATTGCGCCAATACCAATGGTTACCTCTGTGGTGGTCAATGGTAAGATTCGCTATATCGCTGCACCAAGAAATTTGAAATTTAGTTACAATGAGCGGAACGTCGAAATATCCATATCTTGTTCCGACTACAATTTTCCAGAGAGCAACGTCCTTGAGTATAAGCTGGAGGGTTTTGATAAATTATTTAAGAGGGTTTCAGCTGGGCATACAGCCGTATACACCAATCTTCCATCGGGCAGCTACCGATTTATCCTAAAAGCGTCCAATAACGACGGGAAGTGGAGTAAGCAACCGCTTGTAATGGATATTAGGGTTGGATATCCTATATGGTTTAGGTGGTGGGCTATTCTAATTGAGTTTGGTGTTCTTTTAGGCTTGATATTCGCTGCATTCAAAATCAGGATGCAAAGCATTACCAAACAAAATCAGGTACTAGAGAATATGGTTATTCGAGATACCGAGAAACTCCGGTTGAAAAGTGAGGAAATTGCAGAACAGCATGCTTTAATGCTAAAGCAAAAGGAACATATTCAGTCGCTTTACAACCAACTTTCGGATAATATGGAGTATGCAAGCATTATTCAACAGTCGTTGCTATTTGCTGATTTAGAAGAAAAATTGATTTTGGATGATCGCTATTTGATCACTCTTTCAAAGGAATCGTTAAGTGGAGATTTTTTTTGGGCGGAGGAGAATAGCAATGAGGTGAGGTTTCTGGTTGGCGATAGCATGCATAATGGTTTTTCTGGTGCTATTTTGGGGGTTATTGAAATTTCTTTCGTTAAGCAGCTCGTACAATCGCAAAAGAAAATTTCCCCAGAAGAATTACTGCGAAAATTACACGGACAGATTGAGACTTTTGCCATTAATTCTGACCGATATCGGAATCTGATGGGAGATATTGAGATCGGATTCTGTGTCTTGAATAGGGCTAAAGGTTTGTTAAGTTACGCTGGTCGGCGTATGAATCTATATATCGCGAGGGAAATAGATGAGCAAATTGAAATTATTGAGTGTGTTGGCCTATCTTATACTGTGCAAAATTCTACGCTACGGGAAGAGTACGTGCTTGTTGAACAAAACGTATTTAAAGGAGATTGTCTTTATCTTTTTACTGATGGTTTTACAAAGTTTTTTAGGAGTAAATCAATAGAAGGTAGCAGTCTTTTTGATGTTTATGAGATGATTAAAATTTTGGCTAGCCATCCTTTTGAGTTGCAGGAGGCATATCTTTTGGAGAGAAATTACTCTGATTTGGAAGATGATGTGACGCTACTTGCAATCAAGGTGTAA